TTGTGAAGCCTAGACTACCTTTTACTTACTTCAATTCTAGGATGTTTTGATTGGAGAAGCATACACATACTTTGACTAACCTTTCATTTGTAGTCAGTGCTGCCTCTGTTTGACTATTTAccttttatttactttagcCTTAATAATTGCATGATTATCATATTCACTGGGATGCTAAATGTttcaatttaaagaaaaaacatattcTAATTTTCTCAATAACTATTAAATCGAATTTACGCCAAACATCCATTGTTTGTCATGAATGTTGCCGCAACACTAGAATCAAGGTCCACAAATTCAGCACCATCTCCGGTGAGTTGTGCCAACAAATCGGTGTCGTGCAAGTAGTCATTTTTAATCGATATTTGATCGTGGAAAGGTACAATCCCACTACTTCCACCTATCAGTGAGGTATTGAAATCCATAAggttgttattgctgctttgATGTAGAGCTGTgatgctattattgttgttgttgttattactgagACTTCCATGATGTAAGCTGACAGCATGTTTAATGTCTACGTAACTGTCACAATTACTCTCAAAAAGGAAACGTTCTGCTGATTGAGCGGTGGTGTAGGGGCTTTGCGAGTCGACTAGCTCATTTTTTACGAATTCTGTCGCCGTCGTAGGTGTAGGCATGACTGAAATGGGGCTAACAATGTCACCAAGTAATACACTGCCGTCGTCGTTGCTTTGAACCGAGGTGGGAGTATTAGCTAATACCAAACCAAGACTATTTTCACAGTTAGGAATGTAATCAGAGAGCTGTTGGTTAATGGAAGAAACTACGGGGGCACTTCCAATTTGGGGGGTAGCAGAAGATTGTGACGAAAGTTTCGGTAAGTTTGCAGGCAAGCATATATTTTCTTGTGATGGAGAAGTTATATATCCAAGCTCCTGTGGCGTTGGTGACGGCTTGCAATAGCCATTTGGCaaatgctgttgttgtgttggtagttgatgcagttGGTGATTAACAGCAGCGGCAACAGCTGCGGCATTCCGTGGAAATTTGATGGTTGACATTGGTGGGATTGCGGTGCGTTGTGTTCCATGAGTTGACTGATTACTGAAAGTGTTGTTAACTTGAACTTGTTGTTGCGTTTGGGACTGAATTCTATTAACTGTGGCGTTTGCTGTAGACATGTCTCCATTGGCAGTACTATTGTCATCCATATCAATGGCGGTGAGGTACTTATGAGCTGGTGAATGCAATAGTTTAGAAGGTAAATTTAATCCACCTGCATGTATACAAGTTGTTGAATGGCCTTGCAACATATCAAGTAATTTGCGACGTTCAACTTCTAAAGACCGAACTTGGGTTTTTAAGTCAACATTTTGGGTTTCCAATTGCTCCGACTCTTTTATAAGGTTTTGTGTGCGCTCGCGTTTCTTCATACGACATTTAGTAGCAGCGATTTTATTGCGTTCGCGGCGTCGTCGCCGTCGATCCTCATCTTCTGGTGTGAGGCCTTTTGAAGACGTCTTACATTCAGTTTCTTCATCCGTTGATTCCTCGCCATCTTCATCTGGACGGGAATATTTGGAGTTTGGCTGATCGGAGCTAGAGCTTGAATCGCAAGTTGACAGTTTTCGCTTGCTTTGAATTGAAAGCTTAAGTCCAGCCTTAATGAGTTGAGAACACGTCTGTAACCGAAAAAGAATTCATCAAAAGCAGATGCATCAGTAAGCTCGTTACTTTaagtgaaataattaaattaaattctttttttataaaaattgttataataatGATATAATgatagttttcttttttcttttaaatctaTGCACTATTTTTAATGGGTAATCTgagtttgaattaaaaaaaaaaaatattgccagGTTAATGTGTatatccaatatacatatgtatgtatttgtcgTCATTGGAAAATGAAGTAGTGTTTTTggtttatacaaaaaacaaaataccattgtttacttttttttaagtaaatcttGCTTGTCGGCAATATCCATAAATGCAAAAAGGCTTATTTTTGAAGTAAAGTGGATAATACATATTTGGGAAGTATGTTGCACTGGTTTGAAGTTTCCAAGTATGGCAGCTTGTCCACTTTTCGTTCCATCTCAATACGCTGCTATGTAAAAGTGATTACTCTTTGGTATGGAACGAAGAGTGCAGTAATTTTTACGAaactgaaatataaataaatccatGTATTTACTAAACACCTACAACAGCACGTGACATACATTTGCtgatacacacatgcatatagtTCGAATCTTGTTATGCATGCATTTTCttgaagaaatacatatgtcCATACGTACAAAGCTTATGGATGAGCTGGTTAAATCTTGACTGGTACATTATGTGATCGCCTGagccacaaaatattttttttttttacttctgtaCGAAATTATTCAAGttcaaatataatacatatatgcaaatttatatacatacatacatacataagttcatataaaattttaaagggTTCTTTAAGAGATAGAAAGGCATAATATGAAAGCAGACAGATTTTATACGTTTTTTGCAGTTGTTTCTGTTACAAAATCAATGCGGACTGGACCGCGTCAATCTTGATAAGAAAACTTCACACATCAATGTCACGAGGAGAGACTGCATGCACTGGTCGTTGAGTAAGCCCACACCTTTAAATGAATGAAGgcaaaagcaataaaacacCAGCACACACTTTTGTAAACGCGTTTTATGCATGTACTAAGTATAGGTGCGCACGCATATAAAGAAAacagcaatgtaaatatttgaCCTAAATTTGGAAGCCGTTCGGGCTTTTGgtaatatttactatttatttgtttagttaATATAATATTCTTAAGCTTTCAGAAAGATGACGGGTAAAAGTCGTAGAAAGGAGATATTATTCGGGGAGGATAgccttttatatttatgaaatattaatgaTTGCTTGTATtctagacatacatatgtacatatgtgcgttaagttataaaaatttagttcgaattataaataataaaagtgtacCTGTTGAACACTTGGTGTAGTATTTATCCCACTAGGCGAGTCTGCAGGTGATGTTGAAGAACTGGAATGACTACTATCTTGCGATATGATCTATAAAggataaatttaatatgcactattttcaaattatcataataaaaagtttttttaaccTGGGCGATCGAGGTTCCATTAAAGCTACGCATTGAGACAGCGCTACCAGGAGTTGACGCAGCTGAATCATTATTTAAAGGTGCGAAGCTATAGTTGTCCATCGGATTTGTCATTGCGATTAAAGAGTTCACAATTTCAGGAGTTTTTGGTGTAGTGCTTAGGCCAGAGCAATCGATGCCCAGCAATGACGATGGTGTGTTGAGGTTAAACATTATGTTGTCTTATggttttaatttcgtttttagaCCAAAGCCCAAAACAATATATATTAATGCGAATTATTACAGCGCAAAATCACAGATAAAAGCGTTGAATGGCGTGTTTCAAACTtcctttttgttattatttcttaatttatttttattacttgtaTCACATTCAAATTTATATTCATAAAGTATGAATTTTTTCGCCGCCCATATAATCCATCCTCATTTCTCTGTAACGTTAGACTAATTTTGAGTCTTATATAAAAATCTATTTACGAAGGCAGATCCAAAgacattcaaaacaaaatttctgtAATAGAAAGACAGATACATTAATTTGGTTTTAAAGATATGCAGGGAAATAGATATCAGTGAAATATTTCAGCGAGGCAACATACAATAATTAGACTCATTCGTtagaattttaattcatttaggGCTAATTGAAATTTATGAGTAAGAATTTTCGTTACttttaattattcaattaactacaatatgtacatatgtacatactgttatacatatatactgaagGTCGCTGTCTTCTAATTTGTGAAAGGCAACATCGGTTgagcaatgaaaaaatatatattgccGAAAGTTGTAGATGTAATTAAaagtatttcatatttttatgttaaaaagtattgtcataaatttaaaaaatcataatttttaatacaacataacttaataattttgacatttttgcgattatgtatgtatgcatgtatgtggaAGTGTATGtgtctatgtacatatgaataaaaAGCCATAAATCATAATAGTTGAGATTCAAGTGGAGCTGAAATTATGACTTCTACATGGTTGGTGGCATTAGTCTTTTAAAAGTCTATTTATGACATTCGACAATGTTTATATAACTATATACTCACGGACTTATTACATAtctatgtaggtatgtatgcatacgtacatacaaaaatatatattaagaattTCTTCTTGGTTGTTATTGTGTATTGGATGGGCATCTATCTTTCTTTGTGCTTTTTTGGACTCACGCTTAttactatttatatacatacatataaatattatgatATTTATTGTTTACTGCTCATTATCAAATCAGAtaatcataaattaaaaatgcccGGTGAAGCAATTGTTACTAGTGGGTTATGACGGTTTACCGATTGAATtagacgtatgtacatatgtatgtatgtttaaactATTTagtataatgaaatatattacataGAATGGtattcatttatatgtatacacatacctatacatatgtataggtacgttttattaatttttattttacttctgTTTTCAATagatattttatagaaaatgtgtacatatgtatgtatgtatgtacatatattgtgtattttattacaatattattattttttaatttcagtgtaTTTAAAGGCATGTAGTTCACTTAGGCACAAATCACGCTTttggtatgtacataaatgtttatttcaatcatttattatttatcattttattatatgtatatttatccaCATTTTCCGAATTTTGCACCactataatacatacatacacacatacatacatatgtatatgttaatttTGGGATTGTGAATAAATCTGAgccattaaaagtttttattaattattacattGTAGACACTTTTATATAACttctaatatataatatagtagtatttatttagaatatttGCTTATGTACTCAtggatttgtatgtatgtacaaattttcGTATATGGTACAATACGTGAATTTATTTAAGCAAGAAGTCAGGgaatgtatattattttgatGTGCTAATTGTGGTCACAGCTGTGCACTGCtggcttaaaaaatttaatggaatcgCGATGAACATATTTGATTATAAAtactcatgtacatacatatgtatgtatgtataatttttggGGAACATGTAAACAATGAATCAAACTAAATGCAAATTtacaattatgtttttttattttttattttttctttaattttttaatgtttaaacgGAATTGtccaaatatttatgaattcgcatgcatgtacatatactctTGAACATCTGTTATGATAAATCATTATACACTAGCTGGATGGAAGTTTGTGCTTCGAAAAATACGAAGTCAAACGAACATGTGTACCTGTTTGCAtgaatacttatgtacatatgtacatagtacaacTGCAcgtatattacatataatacatatgtatagtacgtTTCGTGGGTGTGGTTCATTCGCGGCCGAACAGCATGCGCAAAAGAGGGGCTcacgtttttaaatattatagtgCTAAATTTTGTAGATTTCGTTTTACTGAGACACAGGAAAGTCAGACCATACAAacaatatatgtaggtataactTTATACATATTGTCTTTATTTTACTGAGTTTAATTTGTGAATATCGTTTTGAGAATAGCTTGTTGTTTTCAAGTGGGTGAATTCGGTGCGAAGAAAACAAAGCACAAAGGTGGagatgaaatttaaaactttgatttttattaatttttgcgtTTTTAAGCTACTTATCTCCTAAGCGCGAAAACACGAAACCTTATACATACCCATAAACATAATTTGCATTTCTATGAATTTGTGTATAGTTTTTTGGTGGTTTGTCTTTTCTATTTCATTCCATCATTTTGCACAccgttttttaaatatatttgttttgaatttccGTATAatgtgaataaataataataatattaagcaAAATTCAATGTTTGAATTGAATAAACTCTATTCTTAAATTTTCCGGTTTGGAACAATATTAAaacgttttcttgtttttcgcctgctgttaaacaatttgttgcattttatagcattttctGCTAATTAAAATGCGACTCTAAAATTTCTAATTAAGCGTTATTTGTTCACTTCCAGTAATTAAAGggctatttcatttttatagaaatatacacatacttaggtgcatacatacatatgtacatacatacatatttcatttagacttgcttgttattttttattttatgttatttactatattatttacatacaaacatttaccGCTTTTGTTCATTATTTCATTCAAATGTACTAAAGGGGTTCCATGacattaaatgtatttttttagtatagTATTTCCTTATTAGCATTTTAGTACTCTTATGATCATATGAGTGGGTATGAAGTTtctattcatatgtacatacttatgtacatacatacatacatacatatgtatatccggtGAATGCGTGGTTGCttgtatttcttattatttatacgCTGTGCTAAAACAGCAATCAATTCTAACGTCTATAACATAAATTTGCAAGTTCGGTACCAATTTTGGATATCGGGCATTAACACGGCTTTGCCAAAAAAAGTCATGTGGATATGTATTTGtcgccatacatatgtatgtatgtacatagatagtTGGTGGACACATCAGTTATTTTCTATAACCacatttcttatatacatatgtatatgtatatgtattaactTTTTCCGATTTGTGTTagtattgtttattttacaTAGCGTTTATTTCATCATCAGACTGCGAAAAGTCAATGCACACAAGGACAGTGTTGATAGACACGTTCGCAGGAAGTGCTTCAGGGAGCAGCATATTTATTCGCTTTAATACGGCGGTAGaagtctaaaaatattaaaagtaatttttgtgcttacatatgtatatacacaagttgttatatacatatgtaaatgcacaTAATCGTATAAGtcaataacttatttttttttaatctgcaAGAGTATGTTAAGGAAAGTTTCAAACGTTTGCTAAGTCATGACATAGTTGAAAGAATAAGATTTTATACATAACTCTATCAGAACAGCACGTATCTAAATAATGTGCGCCTCCTTTCTAAAAATCAGACTGTTTCTGACTTTTCAAACTAAAATCcattccttttttttaaattagtaagAATACAGCCTGAAAAAATAGTTGAGCATTAAACATTgattaaaatgcatattttaagCAATTCATGTGATAAAGAGGTCGGCACTCCTTTCAAATTTAGTCATTTAGCCAATCCCAATTTcatttttggtaaaatgaaTTATGTTCATGTGGCATGCCAATCGctgttttgaagatttttataACATAGTTGCAAGTTCGCTAATAAGTTTTAATACGACTGGGGAATATCTGTGCTACCACAGAATAATGCGCGGGCTGTGACGGCAACAGTGCTGCCTGAATTCATATATCAAAGGAAGACGTATCCATACcaacttatgtacataaatacatacatacatatataagacgTCACTTCGGTTGGCCTTGACACACTTAACtctatgaatatatttatatatatatgtgcttatacatacataagtatgcccATGTATCTGAAAGCTCTCCCATTCCGTaaaatctatacatacatacatatcacaaGTAAATGCGCGTATACTATTTCAAACTGTCTCCCATTAATTATATGCAAATGTAGCTTAGAGTAGATTAATCTGCTTAAATACAATAAGTTTTACTCACGCTTAATTTTGGGTAATATTAGATTTCTTGTCTTTAAGTTAAATATTGTATGGCTGCTTGCACTTGAAGTGATTTTAAGGAGCGGATGTACTAGCCACTAATtaccttacatatgtatacatatttatttaccagGTTTACAACTTGGTTTTTATAAAGGTTATTAAAGGTTGTACTTCATGTTTAAATAAGTCGTCATATTTTATGCATgtgaataaaatttgtttctttaacattttttttcagagAAGGATAGCAAATAGATAGTATGAAAaatctttgttttatttatttttttataatagcctggctattttctgaaatttcaaAGAGTCCAATTTTTTTCTCCTATagaatattttatgtacatacatacataaaatatacatatgtatgtacacatgtttgTTCACATTAAGGGTGCCTTATAGTATCTATTACCCTTCGTGGTGCAGCCCGAAGTTAATTTTGTTGCGTGTAAAAGCCGACGTCTGTCTAACGCCATATAAtgtaaaagatatacatatactataatgAAATAGATAACAAATGGAAGAGAAATTGAAGTTTCTACGAATTTGAAGACGTTTTTAACACTAACATTTACGTAATATACGAATATAATTATTTAGATATACAGTGAAATGCCTTATAACCGGATTCTCAACGTCGCAGTATTTTTGTCCGACAATAAGAGTTGTCCTCATATCGAGGCGTGGCAAAAACGtgtgtttaaaaaagtttttcttagaGCCATAAGCTACAACTAATAACTAATTTCTACGGAACTAATAAATGCGAGCCAATGTCCCGCAGAAGTGAATGAATGACAATTATCCCATTAGTTTCCGTTGAGCTACCGCGAACTAGACGGCGCTTGCGCAAGTAAAGTTGTTTGCtgcattgtttttaaaaaactgtCGCAAAACTCCATAAATTATTAAGAATAAACCAACAAAACGGGAATACAAATAGTACACAATTTTCTTTGCACATTTTATGAAATCTTGTCTGTTAATCAGAGATAATTTGAACGAAGTATTAACTAAATAGTGTCTGTCCGGTTAGGAGAAGTGTTCGTTCATAAGGACTATCTGTAATGGGGAATTTCactgtatctacatacatacatatgtatggttaaaaattgacaaaattaaattaaatctatTGAAAGTACGTATAATACCTACATATGTGACCCTGCATTTCAGAATTACTAAATTAAgcttttcaattaatttcggtttttgtgttttgttgtttgcatgtttttctttttattgtaaCATTAAAGTTAAAAAGTAATGGTTTTCATAAAGCACAAAACGAAATTTTAGCAATTATCATTAATTGCAACTACTTTTTAGGGATATATCACCCCTTCTCCCATTTGCTTACATTTGTAGTAAAAACCATTTCGTGAAATTTATAGTTACATTTATGGTTTCTTTTTTATGACAGCCATCACCTTTGCCACCAGCGCAAAGCAACGTGAGACACGTTTATTGTCGACATTGTTGCATTGACGCACCCTACACCACCACGTACGCTAGCATGTCAGTACAGCGTTGGGCAATAAAAGTGGAAATATGTAGTATCTACAGCTGCAACGTCCCGCTATAGCGATAGCTCATCCCGCCTCTACACTTGCTGCAGTTTTTGTCGATCATAAAATTCACAGAGCTTTCATGCATCCTTTGACATTGAATTAACTATAATTTTGCACAATTCCCCAGTTCACCCTCTCTTTTTCCATTTTACTTTTCTACttacatttttacaaatatcGCTATAAAAATTTGAGTACGCCCCACCTCCGCATGTGTGATGTGTTCTTTCTAAGTGAGTGTGTGTACATGAATATAGGAAAATACAATAGCATGAGCGTAATTAGACGAAATGCtagtaaaattcaaattaagcTGTACCGCAATCGTTCAAAGCAATACCGCCGTCAAACGCAcagaatcaaaaattttaacaacagcaaaaattgcagtaataaaatttacaaaaataagttaCAATGAGGaactttgttttactttttcagTACTTTTATTTcgtataatttttcatattaaattcattttcaaaacatttcgctttgctgtttcatttttatatctcACTAAATAAACTTACGGCAGACAtgtcaatttgtatatttaagcatatacatatgtacattacgTATATGTACAAACAATTATGTATTGCATGCTTGACTAAATGGCGATTGCTTAGTAACTAGATTGAATACATCCTCCTTCTGCTCtatgcatataatttttgtgAAGCCTGCGCAAGTCcgctaatatatgtacatccatacatatgtatatacatataagtaggGGAGCAAAATATCTGGTATTCATGTATCATGACttatttatcaaattttatgccatagaaattcttgagcataaaatgaatgaaattcttTTGGCGTCAATACAGTCTGCGATTCTGTGACGGTGTTGCATCTGAATACATTTATAAATCAAGCAAAGAGAATTGACCCATCGTCGACCTTTCTGAATGTGTGCCAAGAAGGAGTCGGCATTTTTGTAATTCTCGTTATTTGTGAATTGGCAATGAATttgttatacattttgttaGAAGTGGGTGTTTTAGAAATAAGTgtaacttttattatttgttgctgtttgttcACCTGATGacaatcatatgtacatatgtatatcgcttGAATTTGCCGTTGACACGACCACTACCAATTACAGATTTTAGGATTTTTAGTTAAAACGATTCTAAatgaaacatatacatatgtacatacatatgtttttaaaagggaatacacatatttacattttttggcgCTTGCTGTCTTTTGACTAATTTGAATATCAATGAAAACAGGTTTTTCATattcaaatttagaaatctAGAAGTAGCATTTCTTGTTACTTGATTTCACTTGATATTTCATCGACTAGATAAGAATTTGGCTTCCTCATTTTGGCATTTCCCCAAACTCTTAATTTCTAACTATTTCTGATACCATGCAGCTAAATTGTCATTAGagtttttaattccaaaaatttgatatttccTGTAAATCCTTATGTAATGACAAAATACGAATTTCAGGTATGCtactaagtacatatatactcaggTTCGACCTAACAACCCATGGAGCTCTTGCCTCGCGTTCAACACgtaaatattatattcatatcggacccaaaattaaaaaaaaataataatccaaATGTTAAAAGCGTAAAAACCTGTCTCAAACCAGATatcgaaacaaaaatatgataatttttttaataaaccacGTCCAATACTACAATACCAGAAGTTTGCGAGAAAAAGCTTTAACCCTAGAATATGAATTAAGTCTTAGCtgttgtttaatttattattcttattttaacaatagtaattttgcaatttgtccaattaaatttgtatacgaGATCGAAAACGACTACTATCATTACACATAGTCATATTTACGTCAGaacatttgcaaataaatacgcgaatatacatatgtatatatacatacatacatatgtatgtatgtataaatacaagATTCTTAAACACAACTAAACAATGTACATATAGAAAGtactattcaaatattttgggacaaatgtttaaaaaatgttaaacctAATTTGACAGTGTGCATTACATTACCCCTATGGGTTAACATTTATTACAATCATCCTACAAGTTTAACCAATTGCTAATGACAAACAGTGCACATAGGTATGTATAGTA
The DNA window shown above is from Bactrocera tryoni isolate S06 chromosome 4, CSIRO_BtryS06_freeze2, whole genome shotgun sequence and carries:
- the LOC120774244 gene encoding activating transcription factor 3, with protein sequence MFNLNTPSSLLGIDCSGLSTTPKTPEIVNSLIAMTNPMDNYSFAPLNNDSAASTPGSAVSMRSFNGTSIAQIISQDSSHSSSSTSPADSPSGINTTPSVQQTCSQLIKAGLKLSIQSKRKLSTCDSSSSSDQPNSKYSRPDEDGEESTDEETECKTSSKGLTPEDEDRRRRRRERNKIAATKCRMKKRERTQNLIKESEQLETQNVDLKTQVRSLEVERRKLLDMLQGHSTTCIHAGGLNLPSKLLHSPAHKYLTAIDMDDNSTANGDMSTANATVNRIQSQTQQQVQVNNTFSNQSTHGTQRTAIPPMSTIKFPRNAAAVAAAVNHQLHQLPTQQQHLPNGYCKPSPTPQELGYITSPSQENICLPANLPKLSSQSSATPQIGSAPVVSSINQQLSDYIPNCENSLGLVLANTPTSVQSNDDGSVLLGDIVSPISVMPTPTTATEFVKNELVDSQSPYTTAQSAERFLFESNCDSYVDIKHAVSLHHGSLSNNNNNNNSITALHQSSNNNLMDFNTSLIGGSSGIVPFHDQISIKNDYLHDTDLLAQLTGDGAEFVDLDSSVAATFMTNNGCLA